A single Carettochelys insculpta isolate YL-2023 chromosome 2, ASM3395843v1, whole genome shotgun sequence DNA region contains:
- the PPP1R3G gene encoding protein phosphatase 1 regulatory subunit 3G translates to MEGRDSGLLGLEQVLAPFGGRQQEGTARRLPRGPWRGSSAEQAGEAAAPLQEGAGAAPPPEDEELLLELRRHGGRSLSLPASPSLAAARLFPSAPAGSGDCCTKCKKRVQFADSLGLRLASVKHFSAAEEPQVPPAVLSRLGEVSAALGLACGARPPPPPAQPPLQLLPDFQPASEQAAAERLRRERVCLERLGSPAAALDVRGTVRVLSGPGPKEVTVRYTFNEWLSFLDAAAVPLAGSAGSDPPAERFHFSLCTPPGLQEGAAVHFALCYRSPQGEYWDNNGGRNYTLRCCRPAPGGLPAPPSTDSAPGEPPGFLY, encoded by the coding sequence ATGGAAGGCCGGGACTCCGGGCTGCTGGGCTTGGAGCAAGTGCTCGCGCCTTTCGGGGGCCGCCAGCAAGAGGGGACGGCCCGGCGGCTCCCGCGGGGCCCCTGGCGAGGCAGCTCGGCGGAGCAAGCGGGGGAGGCGGCGGCGCCTCTGCAGGAGGGGGCCGGAGCCGCTCCCCCGCCGGaggatgaggagctgctgctggagctgcgccGCCACGGCGGGCGGTCCCTGTCGCTGCCCGctagccccagcctggctgccgcccGGCTCTTCCCGTCGGCGCCGGCGGGCAGCGGCGACTGCTGCACCAAGTGCAAGAAGCGGGTGCAGTTCGCCGACTCGCTGGGGCTGCGCCTGGCCAGCGTGAAGCACTTCAGCGCGGCGGAGGAGCCGCAGGTGCCGCCCGCTGTGCTCTCCCGCCTGGGGGAGGTGAGCGCCGCGCTCGGCCTGGCCTGCGGGgcccgcccgccgccgccgcctgctcAGCCtccgctgcagctgctgcccgaCTTCCAGCCCGCCAGCGAGCAGGCGGCGGCCGAGCGGCTGCGGCGGGAGCGGGTGTGCCTGGAGCGGCTGGGCAGCCCCGCGGCGGCGCTGGACGTGCGGGGCACCGTGCGGGTGCTGAGCGGCCCCGGTCCCAAGGAGGTGACGGTGCGCTACACGTTCAACGAGTGGCTCTCCTTCCTGGACGCCGCGGCCGTGCCCCTGGCGGGCTCCGCGGGCAGCGACCCCCCCGCCGAGCGCTTCCACTTCAGCCTGTGCACCCCGCCCGGCCTGCAGGAGGGCGCCGCTGTGCACTTCGCCCTCTGCTACCGCAGCCCGCAGGGCGAGTACTGGGACAACAACGGGGGCCGCAACTACACTCTGCGCTgctgccgccccgcccccggcgggCTCCCCGCGCCTCCCAGCACAGACAGCGCCCCGGGCGAGCCCCCCGGCTTCCTCTACTGA